The DNA region CAGAAAAACCCAAAATATCCGAGTATATAGAAGCAATGAAAGCCATAATGTCTGCTGCGTTAAATATTTCAAAAAATCAAATCAATATAAAGGCTACGACGAATGAAAAATTAGGGGATATTGGCCGCGGGAAAGGTATTGCGGCACTTGCATCAGTCATATTATTCAGGAGGGAATATAATGAATAAAGAATTTAAAGTCCGTTTTGCTCCAAGTCCTACCGGTCCATTTCATATCGGCGGAGCAAGATCTGCATTATTTAACTGGTTAGTTGCCCGTCATCAAAATGGGAAGTTTTTAGTGCGTATTGAAGATACAGATCTGGCCCGTTCCACAAGAGAATCTGAAGAAAATATAAAAAAAGCGATGAAATGGCTTGGTTTGTATTGGGATGAAGGTATTGACGTAGGTGGTGAGAACGGACCTTATCGACAGACAGAAAGACTTCCACTTTATAATGCAGCTGTTCAGCGTCTCCTTGAGGAAGGGAAAGCTTATTATTGCTATTGTTCAGCGGATGAATTGGAGGAAAGCAGAAAGGAGCAGTTGAAGGAAGGGAAAACACCTATATATAATAACCATTGCAGCCATTTAACCGAAAAACAGATCGAACAATATAAGTCGGAGGGACGTAAACCCGCAATCCGCCTTCGCGTTCCTAAAGATGGTGTATTTGCGTTCGATGATATGGTTCGCGGGCATGTGGAATTTCAAGCAGCTGGTGTAGGTGATTTTATTATTGTTAAATCAGACGGAATCCCCGTTTATAATTTTGCGGTAGTCATTGATGACGCATCTATGGGAATTACCCATGTTATTCGTGCAGAAGAGCATTTATCTAATACCCCGCGTCAAATTGCTATATATCAGGCACTCGGATATGAAATCCCAAAATTTGGACATATATCTCTTATTCTCGGATCTGACCACAAAAAAATGAGCAAACGTCACGGAGCGACTTCTGTGGATGAATATCGTAAAATGGGATATCTTCCGGATGCAGTGGTTAATTATCTGGCTCTTCTTGGCTGGTCGCCTAAAGGTGAACGGGAAATTTTCAGCCGGGAGGAACTCATTTCGGAATTTTCAATGAAACGTGTTTCTGCTAATGATGCAGTATTTGATATCGAAAAATTAAATTGGATTAATTTCCAATATATGAAGAAGTTATCGCCTGATGAACTTTTCCAGGTAGCACTGCCGTTTCTTGTTGAAGCGGGATATGTATCATTGCC from Dialister invisus DSM 15470 includes:
- the gltX gene encoding glutamate--tRNA ligase — translated: MNKEFKVRFAPSPTGPFHIGGARSALFNWLVARHQNGKFLVRIEDTDLARSTRESEENIKKAMKWLGLYWDEGIDVGGENGPYRQTERLPLYNAAVQRLLEEGKAYYCYCSADELEESRKEQLKEGKTPIYNNHCSHLTEKQIEQYKSEGRKPAIRLRVPKDGVFAFDDMVRGHVEFQAAGVGDFIIVKSDGIPVYNFAVVIDDASMGITHVIRAEEHLSNTPRQIAIYQALGYEIPKFGHISLILGSDHKKMSKRHGATSVDEYRKMGYLPDAVVNYLALLGWSPKGEREIFSREELISEFSMKRVSANDAVFDIEKLNWINFQYMKKLSPDELFQVALPFLVEAGYVSLPLSLEKEQWLKDVVWFVRDHLYYGAQTPENVKIFFETHPKITDEEKISIMKQENSAVLIRQFADALDALDPFDEDSIKKCFSFLMKKTGIKGKAAFEPIRIALTGETHGPGLYAMIALFGKKKSVQLLKDSLQYC